The following is a genomic window from Pectobacterium carotovorum.
AAGCTCCTGGGGATTCGCTGTGTCGCCGCCTTCCTGAAACTCGAATTATTTAGGGTATAATTATCGATTGTTATCGCTATTTTGATGTCATCAAACGTTCCCGGCGGCTGACACCTGCCATCAGCAGCGGCATCAATAACAGTCCGATGCAGGCTGAAGCCAACGCCAGCAGAGTAAAAAATCCCGACCATCCGTAGTGTTGCAGCACCTGTGCCAGCGGCCAGCCCGCCAGCGCCGCCCCCAGATAGGCAAACAACGCCAGAAAACCTGTCACCGTGCCAGCGGCATCCTTATGGCTGTATTCCGTCGCAGCCAGACCGATCAACATCTGTGGTCCAAAAACAAAAAAACCGATACTGAAGAAACAGGCCGCGAGCAGCGAATAGTGGTGAATCGGTGCCAGCCACAGCGCGGTCATGGTTAAAAACAGCCCTAATGCAAACAGCAAAATCATCGGTGCGCGTTGACCACGAAACAGCAGGTCCGAACCCCAACCGGCAAACAGCGCCCCCAGCAATCCACCGAGTTCAAACAGCGACAGCGTGGCGTTCGCGCTGAGGAGGTTGAAGCCGTGGCTCTCCGACAGCCAGATGTTTCCCCAGTCATTCAGTGCGATACGAATCAGGTACACCAGAATGTAGGAGAACCCGAGCAGCCAGATGGTGCGGTTACGCAGAATCGCATCGCGCAGAATCTGACGCATCGGCATCGGTGGGCTCTGCTGCTCCTGACGAATCTCCAGCGCATCGCGTCGCCACTGACCGACGCTGGGCAATCCCTGCTGCTGCGGCTTGTCGCACAGTTGCCAGCACAGCCACAGCCCAATCACAATGCCGATGATGCCCGGCACCAGCAGCGCCGCCTGCCATCCCCATTCGGAGGCCAGATAGCCCGCGAGCAGGGGAACCGCCGCGCCGCCGATGTTGATCGACGTATTCCAGCATCCCCACCAGAGGCCGCGTTCATTGCGCGAATACCAACTGCTCAGCAGTCTGGCGCAAGGGGGCCAACCCCAGCCCTGAAAGAACCCGTTCAGCGCCCAGACAATCAGTAACCCCGTGAGCGACTGGCAGTACATGAACAGAATGTTCAGTACGCCGGTAATCATCAACCCGACGCCCATAAACCAGCGCACCTGACTGCGATCGCACACGATGCCGGAAATAAACTTGGACGCGCCGTAGCAGAGATAAAACAGCGTCCCCAGCAGGCCGATATCGCCTTTGCTTAACCCTAATTCCAACTGCATCACCGGCATGACGAAGTTGATGCTTTTGCGCGTCAGGTAAAACGTGGCGTACCCGATGACCATGGAAATCAGCAACCGCGGTCGCCAGTAGCGATAACGCTGGCTGATCTGTGTTGGTGAAAGCTGTCCCGGTGGAAACTGTCTCGTTGGAAACATGGGTGCCTGCATGGGGTTCTCCGTCGCGTTGAGAGAAGAGTAGGGGGATGTGAATCAAAAAGGATGAGACAAGGTTTTAGGTGACTAGGAATAATTCCTAGCTAATCGTCTTTTTGTTTAAATTTTGTGGGCAGGTTAACAATTATGTGTGTGCCATGCGGCGTGGTGGATTCACCGCTGGTCGCAGTCTTCACCAGCCAGTGACCGCCCAGCGCCTGAACGCGCTCCTCGATGCCCCGCAGGCCGAAGCCGCCACTTGTGGGATTTGTCCTGTCTTTTTGTGCAATGCCCACGCCGTTATCAATGACGTCAAGCGTAATCAGGTCATCCTGCTGAGAAAGCCGAACC
Proteins encoded in this region:
- the uhpC gene encoding MFS transporter family glucose-6-phosphate receptor UhpC encodes the protein MQAPMFPTRQFPPGQLSPTQISQRYRYWRPRLLISMVIGYATFYLTRKSINFVMPVMQLELGLSKGDIGLLGTLFYLCYGASKFISGIVCDRSQVRWFMGVGLMITGVLNILFMYCQSLTGLLIVWALNGFFQGWGWPPCARLLSSWYSRNERGLWWGCWNTSINIGGAAVPLLAGYLASEWGWQAALLVPGIIGIVIGLWLCWQLCDKPQQQGLPSVGQWRRDALEIRQEQQSPPMPMRQILRDAILRNRTIWLLGFSYILVYLIRIALNDWGNIWLSESHGFNLLSANATLSLFELGGLLGALFAGWGSDLLFRGQRAPMILLFALGLFLTMTALWLAPIHHYSLLAACFFSIGFFVFGPQMLIGLAATEYSHKDAAGTVTGFLALFAYLGAALAGWPLAQVLQHYGWSGFFTLLALASACIGLLLMPLLMAGVSRRERLMTSK